A genomic segment from Candidatus Poribacteria bacterium encodes:
- a CDS encoding caspase family protein, with the protein MLFSSIDPDFPDFEEPTRNTKKRKPWKWALLGVAAFFIVRNGCSPVSIHKRPTGNYIVTLPDTTSPSDPRLAVRIEEETHERVRVLFALDVQNPSKAPAPGSEVIVRGVGIERTYRTDDGGMAYASLIDDFGLAQLGPDDQVTFEVEAPVASFRQTKTLTGKQFLNPYYDFGRTPLRLASGESSDEQTVEGVAYRVLEELSPTEYRVAMSDGGERLVTATNPRLVGYGTSASPVDQSLALLPRGAPTEQGGVGAPSAARLPGVAGKTHVLLVAVNEYESFPKLTNPVPDAEAVQAELRDMYGCETTLLRNPTRNEFRKALFALADRAYKPDDQLLVFISGHGWFDEKLKRGFLAMKDGKPFKEDALRDTLVPHEDVRTILERLDCRHVMLVVDSCFSGTLDPVLAMAASARQVDDVYEPVARTEYIRRKLAFQTRRYITAGGKEYVSDGRPGQHSPFSRQFLAALRSYGGADGVLTLEEMLLHLDKVTPQPRSGELIGNEPGSSFVLVARTVASASTEARGDSRQTGEIVVSVTPAAADVTVLPVGAKSIAPMRALRVKPDDPRHTFQVPAGTYRITASLDGYVPSIHEVTITGGSRSIVITLKKQ; encoded by the coding sequence ATGTTGTTCTCGTCCATCGATCCGGATTTCCCGGACTTCGAGGAACCCACCCGGAACACCAAGAAGCGCAAGCCCTGGAAATGGGCGCTGCTAGGCGTCGCGGCGTTCTTTATCGTGCGGAACGGCTGCTCGCCCGTCTCTATCCACAAGCGTCCCACTGGCAACTACATCGTGACGCTCCCCGATACGACGTCGCCGTCGGATCCGAGGCTCGCGGTTCGGATCGAAGAGGAGACGCATGAGCGCGTCCGCGTCCTGTTCGCGCTGGACGTTCAGAATCCGTCGAAGGCGCCGGCTCCCGGCAGCGAGGTGATCGTTCGGGGCGTCGGGATCGAGAGGACGTACCGGACGGACGACGGTGGCATGGCGTACGCGTCGCTCATCGACGATTTCGGTCTGGCGCAACTCGGACCCGATGATCAGGTGACCTTCGAGGTCGAGGCGCCCGTCGCGTCGTTCCGTCAGACCAAAACGCTGACCGGCAAGCAGTTCTTGAACCCCTATTACGACTTCGGGCGCACCCCGCTTCGGTTGGCGTCCGGCGAATCCTCGGACGAGCAGACCGTCGAAGGCGTGGCGTATCGGGTTCTGGAGGAACTCAGTCCGACCGAGTACCGGGTCGCCATGTCAGATGGCGGCGAGCGCCTAGTCACCGCCACGAATCCGCGTCTGGTGGGCTACGGCACGTCGGCGTCGCCCGTCGACCAGAGCCTGGCTCTTTTGCCGCGTGGCGCGCCGACGGAACAAGGCGGCGTGGGCGCTCCGAGCGCTGCCCGACTGCCTGGCGTGGCTGGCAAGACCCACGTACTGCTCGTTGCGGTCAACGAATACGAGAGTTTCCCGAAGCTGACGAATCCCGTGCCGGATGCCGAAGCCGTGCAGGCGGAACTTCGCGACATGTACGGCTGCGAGACGACGCTCCTGCGGAACCCGACCCGTAACGAGTTTCGAAAGGCGCTGTTCGCGCTCGCCGACCGCGCCTACAAGCCGGATGACCAGTTGCTGGTGTTCATCTCGGGACATGGTTGGTTCGACGAGAAGCTGAAACGGGGCTTCCTGGCGATGAAGGACGGCAAGCCCTTCAAGGAAGACGCACTTCGCGACACGCTCGTGCCCCACGAGGATGTTCGCACGATCCTGGAGCGGCTCGACTGCCGGCATGTGATGCTCGTGGTCGATTCGTGCTTCTCGGGCACGCTGGACCCGGTTCTGGCGATGGCGGCGTCTGCCCGCCAGGTCGATGACGTCTACGAACCAGTGGCGCGCACGGAGTACATCCGAAGGAAGCTCGCGTTCCAGACCCGCCGCTATATCACGGCGGGCGGCAAGGAGTACGTGTCGGACGGTCGCCCTGGGCAGCACAGCCCGTTCTCGCGGCAGTTCCTGGCGGCTCTCCGGTCCTACGGCGGCGCGGACGGCGTCTTGACGCTCGAGGAGATGCTGCTGCATCTGGACAAGGTGACGCCGCAGCCTCGTTCGGGCGAGCTCATCGGCAATGAGCCGGGGAGCAGCTTCGTGCTGGTGGCGCGGACGGTGGCTTCGGCTTCGACGGAGGCTCGCGGCGATTCGCGGCAGACGGGCGAGATCGTCGTCAGCGTGACTCCAGCCGCCGCCGATGTCACGGTGCTTCCGGTGGGAGCTAAGAGCATCGCCCCGATGCGCGCCCTGCGCGTCAAACCGGACGATCCTCGGCACACGTTCCAGGTTCCCGCAGGAACCTATCGGATCACGGCGTCGCTGGACGGCTACGTGCCGTCGATCCATGAAGTGACGATAACCGGCGGCAGCCGGTCGATCGTAATCACTCTCAAGAAGCAGTAG
- a CDS encoding metallophosphoesterase, translating into MRHPLRFREDGTFTIAQFTDTHWHNGEPADLRTRELIETVLDAEKPDLVALTGDNIAGGGCKDPAESMRQLVQAIEERRIPWAAVFGNHDDEGSLRRMALIEEQQQSDMCLSEPGPADVSGVGNYVVRIARRSDHETGAALYFIDSNSYTETSVDGYGWVRRDQVEWYVSTARNLRGEAGLIPALAFFHIPLPEYDDVWDMHPCVGVKQEAVCCPRINTGLFAAFHECGDVLGTFVGHDHVNDYDGMLHGIRLCYGRGSGFATYGREGFLHGSRIIRLREGVREFESWMRLEDGSREDQTSVHEPEGRPARR; encoded by the coding sequence ATGCGGCATCCTCTGCGGTTCCGCGAGGACGGCACGTTCACGATCGCTCAGTTCACCGATACGCACTGGCACAACGGGGAGCCAGCCGATCTCCGCACGCGCGAGCTCATCGAGACGGTTCTCGACGCCGAGAAGCCCGACCTCGTCGCGCTGACAGGCGACAACATCGCTGGTGGAGGATGCAAGGACCCAGCGGAGTCGATGCGTCAGCTCGTGCAGGCCATCGAAGAGCGGCGGATTCCATGGGCTGCCGTGTTCGGGAACCACGACGACGAGGGCTCGCTCAGACGCATGGCGCTGATCGAGGAGCAGCAGCAATCGGACATGTGCCTGTCGGAGCCAGGTCCCGCCGACGTATCGGGCGTAGGAAACTACGTCGTGCGGATCGCTCGCCGGTCGGACCATGAGACCGGCGCGGCGCTCTACTTCATCGACTCCAACAGCTACACGGAGACGTCCGTCGATGGCTACGGCTGGGTTCGGCGCGATCAGGTGGAGTGGTACGTCTCGACGGCGCGGAATCTACGCGGCGAGGCGGGGCTGATCCCGGCGCTGGCGTTCTTCCACATCCCGCTGCCCGAATACGATGACGTGTGGGACATGCATCCGTGCGTGGGGGTCAAGCAGGAAGCCGTCTGCTGCCCGCGCATCAACACGGGTCTGTTCGCGGCGTTCCACGAGTGCGGCGACGTGCTGGGGACGTTCGTCGGGCATGACCACGTGAACGACTACGACGGCATGCTGCACGGCATCCGCCTGTGCTATGGGCGCGGAAGCGGGTTCGCCACGTACGGCAGGGAGGGGTTCCTCCACGGGTCGAGGATCATCCGCCTGCGCGAGGGCGTGCGGGAGTTCGAGTCGTGGATGCGCCTGGAGGATGGCAGCCGCGAGGACCAGACGTCGGTTCACGAGCCTGAGGGACGTCCCGCGCGACGATGA